A single Sporosarcina sp. FSL W8-0480 DNA region contains:
- the cysS gene encoding cysteine--tRNA ligase, with the protein MSIQIYNTLTRKKEPFIPMEEGKVKMYVCGPTVYNYIHIGNARPVIVFDTVRRYLEYRGFDVNYVSNFTDIDDKIIRTANELGEEVGELTDRFINAYFEDVSALGCAKADAHPRVTEHIDDIISFIQVLIDKDFAYEAHGDVYYRTRKFDGYGKLSHQSIDELKVGARIEESEIKENSLDFALWKSAKDGEISWESPWGSGRPGWHIECSVMAREHLGDTIDIHAGGQDLTFPHHENEIAQSEAMTGKQFARYWMHNGYINIDNEKMSKSLGNFVLVNDIRKQIDPRVLRFFMLSVHYRHPVNFAQELVESAANGLDRIQTAYTNLKHRLESSADLGDQQDIWKNKVDESVQLFEAAMDDDFNTANGIAAIFELVKVANLYLLEKNTQTEVLNYFITAFERLMEVLGLPFSEEELLDDEIEALIEERLTARRERNFGRSDEIRDLLKEKGIILEDTAQGTRWKRG; encoded by the coding sequence ATGAGCATTCAAATTTATAATACACTTACTCGAAAGAAAGAGCCTTTCATCCCGATGGAGGAAGGGAAAGTGAAGATGTATGTGTGCGGACCGACCGTTTACAACTATATTCATATTGGTAACGCAAGGCCGGTCATCGTTTTTGACACTGTGCGACGCTATTTGGAATACCGTGGGTTCGATGTGAATTACGTCTCCAACTTCACGGATATTGACGACAAGATCATCAGGACGGCCAATGAGCTTGGCGAAGAAGTTGGCGAACTGACAGATCGATTCATCAATGCCTATTTCGAAGATGTTAGTGCTCTTGGTTGCGCAAAAGCGGACGCTCATCCGCGTGTGACAGAGCATATCGATGACATCATTTCATTCATCCAAGTGTTAATCGACAAAGATTTTGCTTATGAAGCGCATGGTGATGTCTATTATCGGACACGTAAATTCGATGGATACGGAAAGCTATCCCATCAGTCAATCGATGAATTGAAAGTGGGGGCACGCATCGAGGAAAGTGAAATCAAAGAAAACTCGTTGGACTTCGCTTTATGGAAATCCGCCAAAGATGGAGAAATCTCATGGGAAAGCCCATGGGGCTCAGGTCGACCAGGTTGGCATATCGAGTGCTCCGTCATGGCACGTGAGCACCTTGGCGATACAATCGATATTCATGCGGGCGGCCAAGATTTGACGTTCCCACATCACGAGAACGAAATCGCACAATCTGAAGCAATGACTGGAAAACAGTTCGCGCGTTATTGGATGCATAACGGCTATATTAATATCGATAATGAGAAAATGTCGAAATCTCTCGGGAACTTTGTCTTGGTCAATGATATCCGCAAGCAGATCGACCCAAGGGTGCTTCGCTTCTTCATGCTATCTGTTCATTACCGCCATCCTGTCAACTTCGCGCAGGAGCTTGTGGAAAGCGCGGCCAATGGATTGGACCGTATACAAACGGCTTATACTAATTTGAAACACCGGTTGGAATCGTCCGCTGACTTAGGCGACCAACAAGACATTTGGAAGAATAAAGTGGACGAATCAGTCCAGTTATTCGAAGCTGCAATGGATGATGATTTCAATACGGCGAATGGCATTGCTGCAATTTTTGAACTTGTGAAGGTGGCGAATCTCTATCTATTGGAGAAAAACACGCAAACGGAAGTTCTGAACTACTTCATCACTGCATTTGAAAGATTGATGGAAGTTTTAGGTTTACCATTCTCAGAAGAAGAGTTGTTAGACGATGAGATCGAAGCGCTTATCGAGGAACGTTTGACAGCACGTCGTGAGCGTAATTTCGGCCGCTCGGATGAAATTAGGGATCTTTTGAAGGAAAAGGGCATCATTCTTGAAGATACCGCTCAAGGAACGCGGTGGAAGAGGGGATGA
- the ispF gene encoding 2-C-methyl-D-erythritol 2,4-cyclodiphosphate synthase, protein MIRIGQGFDVHSFEEGRPLIIGGITIPHDKGLTGHSDADVLLHTVTDAALGAIGEGDIGRHFPDTDAAFKDADSAVLLQKIWEIVEERGYRLGNIDCTIIAQRPKMAPYIETIRARIAELLKADITQVNVKATTTEKLGFTGREEGIASMATILLQKD, encoded by the coding sequence ATGATTCGAATTGGACAGGGATTTGATGTGCATTCGTTTGAGGAAGGTCGGCCTTTAATCATCGGAGGCATTACAATCCCTCACGATAAAGGGTTGACGGGGCATTCCGATGCGGATGTACTTTTGCATACAGTAACCGACGCGGCTCTTGGAGCAATTGGGGAAGGGGATATCGGTAGACACTTCCCAGATACCGATGCAGCGTTCAAAGACGCGGATTCAGCAGTTCTTCTTCAGAAGATATGGGAAATTGTTGAGGAGAGAGGATATCGATTGGGCAATATCGACTGTACGATCATTGCGCAAAGGCCGAAAATGGCACCATATATCGAAACAATCCGTGCACGCATTGCAGAATTGCTGAAGGCGGATATAACACAGGTGAACGTAAAGGCGACAACAACGGAAAAATTAGGCTTCACCGGAAGGGAAGAAGGGATCGCTTCCATGGCAACGATTCTTCTACAAAAAGATTGA
- a CDS encoding Mini-ribonuclease 3: MTGVYSLRDADVKQLNALALAYMGDAVYEQAVREHLLRLGRVKPNILHKEATRYVSAKAQAAAVKTMQDISFLSEEEEAVLRRGRNAKSGSVPKNTDVVTYNHSTGFEAVLGYLYLLGREDRVREFISETIRIIESPKEEGIS, encoded by the coding sequence ATGACTGGCGTATACTCATTGCGTGATGCGGATGTAAAACAACTGAACGCGCTTGCGCTTGCCTATATGGGGGACGCGGTTTACGAACAGGCAGTCAGAGAGCATTTGCTGCGCCTTGGTCGAGTGAAACCGAATATCCTTCACAAAGAAGCAACACGTTATGTATCCGCCAAAGCCCAGGCGGCAGCCGTCAAAACGATGCAGGATATTAGCTTCCTTTCCGAAGAGGAGGAAGCGGTCCTGCGCCGTGGTCGAAACGCGAAATCGGGATCGGTTCCTAAAAACACTGACGTTGTGACATACAACCATAGCACCGGCTTCGAGGCGGTGCTTGGCTATTTATATTTGCTTGGAAGAGAAGATCGGGTTAGGGAATTCATAAGTGAAACAATACGCATCATCGAAAGTCCGAAAGAGGAGGGAATATCATGA
- the sigH gene encoding RNA polymerase sporulation sigma factor SigH has protein sequence MVGKQHVQGEIKDFTKLSDEELIVRIQEGGTDALDFLITKYQPFVKMKARSYFMTGGDREDIIQEGMIGLYKAIRDFRMDRLSSFRAFAELCITRQIITAIKTATRQKHIPLNTSVSLDKPVYDEESDRTLLDVIGGSVLDDPEDLMIHKEDFIQMEGEINKVLSELEKQVLSLYLEGQSYQEISDELNRQVKSVDNALQRIKRKLERHMQVGVVF, from the coding sequence TTGGTGGGAAAGCAACATGTTCAGGGGGAAATTAAGGACTTCACAAAACTTTCCGATGAAGAGCTTATAGTCCGCATTCAAGAAGGCGGTACAGATGCACTGGATTTCCTTATTACAAAATATCAACCTTTCGTTAAAATGAAAGCGCGCTCATATTTCATGACGGGCGGGGATAGGGAAGATATTATTCAAGAAGGAATGATAGGCCTCTACAAAGCGATCCGGGATTTCAGGATGGATCGTTTGAGTTCCTTCAGGGCCTTCGCTGAGCTATGCATCACAAGACAAATCATTACAGCTATTAAGACAGCAACAAGGCAGAAGCATATTCCATTGAATACATCTGTATCATTGGACAAGCCTGTTTACGACGAAGAGTCTGATCGCACGCTGCTTGATGTAATTGGGGGCTCGGTTTTGGACGATCCAGAGGACTTGATGATCCACAAAGAGGACTTCATCCAAATGGAAGGGGAAATCAATAAAGTTCTAAGTGAACTTGAAAAGCAGGTGCTTTCACTTTATTTGGAAGGGCAATCTTACCAGGAAATTTCTGACGAATTGAACCGGCAAGTGAAATCTGTGGACAATGCTTTGCAGCGAATTAAACGGAAACTTGAGCGACATATGCAGGTTGGTGTCGTATTTTGA
- the radA gene encoding DNA repair protein RadA, with protein sequence MAKRKTKFMCRDCGYESPKWMGRCPGCGEWNTMDEEVEIVSKGPRGAFQHTETIQQKAMPIGSIQTSAEPRVKTELGELNRVLGGGIVPGSLILIGGDPGIGKSTLLLQVSSLLANQNQRVLYISGEESIRQTKLRAERLGVASDELYIYAETDLARIHETINDVQPKFVIADSIQTIHHPEVTSAPGSVSQVRECTAELMRIAKTQNIAIFIVGHVTKDGQIAGPRLLEHMVDTVLYFEGERHHTYRILRSVKNRFGSTNEIAIFEMLQSGLKEVLNPSELFLRERSQGGAGSTVVASMEGTRPILVEIQALVTPSSFNYPKRMATGIDQNRVSLLMAVLEKRMGMLLQTQDAYIKVAGGVKLDEPAIDLAVLVSIVSSFRDASAGGMDCFIGEVGLTGEVRRVSRIEQRVIEAAKLGFERVFIPSSNIGGWDFPEGIQVVGVETVKEALNIVFS encoded by the coding sequence ATGGCCAAAAGAAAAACTAAGTTTATGTGCAGGGATTGTGGATATGAGTCGCCAAAATGGATGGGCAGATGCCCGGGTTGCGGTGAATGGAATACGATGGACGAAGAAGTTGAGATAGTCAGTAAAGGTCCTCGAGGCGCTTTTCAACACACTGAAACGATCCAGCAAAAGGCGATGCCCATCGGATCCATTCAAACCTCAGCAGAACCAAGGGTGAAAACGGAATTAGGTGAACTGAACCGTGTACTTGGTGGTGGGATTGTCCCTGGGTCTCTTATCTTAATTGGCGGCGACCCTGGAATCGGAAAATCGACATTGTTGCTGCAAGTTTCCTCCCTCCTTGCTAACCAAAACCAACGCGTACTTTACATATCAGGGGAAGAGTCAATCAGGCAGACCAAACTCCGTGCTGAGAGACTTGGTGTTGCTTCAGATGAGTTGTATATATACGCAGAGACCGATTTGGCAAGAATACATGAGACGATCAACGACGTGCAACCGAAATTTGTCATCGCCGACTCAATTCAGACAATCCATCACCCCGAAGTAACATCTGCGCCTGGCAGTGTATCTCAAGTGCGGGAGTGTACGGCGGAATTGATGCGGATAGCGAAGACACAAAATATTGCTATCTTTATTGTCGGACATGTGACAAAGGACGGACAAATTGCAGGTCCCCGTCTCCTTGAGCATATGGTGGATACAGTACTCTATTTTGAGGGGGAACGTCATCATACGTATAGGATTTTGCGAAGTGTGAAAAACCGATTCGGTTCAACCAATGAGATTGCCATTTTTGAAATGTTGCAGTCCGGATTGAAGGAAGTGCTAAATCCTTCTGAACTATTCCTTCGTGAAAGATCGCAGGGGGGTGCGGGATCTACGGTTGTGGCATCCATGGAAGGCACCCGTCCGATTCTCGTTGAAATTCAAGCTCTCGTCACACCATCAAGCTTCAATTACCCGAAACGGATGGCAACTGGGATCGATCAGAACCGGGTCTCCCTTCTAATGGCAGTACTTGAAAAAAGAATGGGGATGCTCCTGCAAACACAGGATGCATATATAAAGGTCGCCGGTGGTGTTAAGCTTGACGAACCGGCCATTGACCTCGCAGTCCTTGTAAGCATTGTCTCGAGTTTCCGGGATGCATCCGCAGGTGGGATGGACTGTTTCATAGGGGAAGTTGGACTTACAGGGGAAGTGCGCCGGGTTTCACGTATTGAACAGCGTGTCATTGAAGCGGCAAAATTAGGGTTCGAACGTGTATTCATTCCTTCTTCCAATATTGGCGGCTGGGATTTTCCGGAAGGGATTCAAGTTGTCGGTGTCGAAACCGTTAAGGAAGCATTGAATATCGTATTCTCTTGA
- the secE gene encoding preprotein translocase subunit SecE, which yields MGKITGFLKAVVSEMRKVSWPKKKELTRYTIVVIFTVVFMAVYFGLVDLGISEVMEWYVGL from the coding sequence ATGGGGAAAATTACCGGTTTCTTAAAAGCTGTTGTCTCTGAAATGCGAAAAGTCAGCTGGCCGAAAAAGAAAGAATTGACACGCTATACAATTGTCGTTATCTTTACAGTTGTCTTCATGGCAGTTTATTTCGGTCTTGTCGATTTAGGCATTTCTGAAGTAATGGAATGGTATGTTGGGTTATAA
- the epsC gene encoding serine O-acetyltransferase EpsC, whose product MEKILKGVVKVFRRMREDIQCIFDQDPAARSSLEVVLTYSGLHAVWAHRIAHAFYKKKMLFIARVISQISRFFTGIEIHPGATIGRRLFIDHGMGIVIGETCEIGDDVTLYQGVTLGGTGKEKGKRHPTLENNVLVASGAKVLGSITIGENSKVGAGSVVLKDVPPDSTVVGIPGRVVISNGVRIRDKHDHQNLPDPILDTCKMLETEIAELKRRLEKLEKKEGETNEHSNL is encoded by the coding sequence TTGGAAAAAATATTAAAGGGGGTCGTGAAAGTGTTTCGTAGGATGCGAGAAGACATTCAATGCATATTTGACCAGGATCCTGCAGCGCGGAGTTCGTTGGAAGTTGTGCTAACCTACTCCGGCCTCCATGCAGTATGGGCACACAGAATTGCACATGCATTTTACAAGAAAAAAATGTTGTTCATAGCGAGAGTCATATCCCAAATCAGCCGATTTTTCACAGGAATTGAAATTCATCCCGGAGCCACAATCGGCAGGCGCTTATTCATTGACCATGGAATGGGAATTGTTATCGGTGAAACTTGTGAAATAGGTGATGATGTCACATTGTATCAAGGAGTGACATTAGGCGGAACGGGCAAAGAAAAAGGGAAGCGGCATCCAACCCTTGAAAACAACGTTTTAGTCGCATCGGGCGCAAAAGTATTGGGTTCAATTACAATCGGCGAGAATAGCAAGGTCGGTGCAGGATCAGTCGTCCTGAAAGACGTACCGCCCGACTCGACGGTTGTCGGCATTCCGGGAAGAGTCGTCATCTCGAATGGAGTTCGCATACGAGATAAACACGATCATCAAAATCTTCCGGATCCAATATTGGATACTTGTAAAATGCTTGAAACTGAAATAGCTGAATTGAAACGCCGGCTTGAAAAACTGGAAAAGAAAGAAGGGGAAACCAATGAGCATTCAAATTTATAA
- the rpmG gene encoding 50S ribosomal protein L33: MSKKMILSCNDCGSRNYVVPTNNSQSAIRFTVKKFCKQCNAHTEHKQTI; this comes from the coding sequence ATGTCTAAAAAGATGATCTTGAGCTGTAATGATTGTGGGTCAAGGAACTACGTTGTCCCAACTAACAATTCCCAGTCTGCAATCCGTTTTACAGTTAAGAAGTTTTGCAAACAATGCAATGCACATACTGAACATAAACAAACGATTTAG
- the ispD gene encoding 2-C-methyl-D-erythritol 4-phosphate cytidylyltransferase, with product MKMYTVMLPAAGSGRRMGAGFNKLFLELADKPILIHTLEVFEQDEKCSGMILSVKLEEKDEIERMLEQFGITKVKAIVEGGDERQQSVAACIRAHRLGGIVLVHDAARPFINRNVIHELVEVADEYGAAIAGVQVKDTMKLAPDGIVEETVDRSKLWAIQTPQAFRYGLLKEASDKAEADGFQGTDESMIVERIGHPVRIVESTYDNVKMTTKEDLLFGEVLLKRRQ from the coding sequence ATGAAGATGTATACTGTGATGCTCCCGGCAGCGGGGAGTGGGCGGCGCATGGGTGCCGGATTCAATAAGCTGTTCTTGGAATTGGCGGATAAACCGATTTTGATCCACACATTGGAAGTATTTGAACAGGATGAGAAATGTTCTGGGATGATTCTTTCAGTGAAACTTGAGGAGAAAGACGAAATCGAACGGATGCTTGAGCAGTTCGGTATAACGAAGGTAAAGGCAATTGTTGAAGGCGGCGACGAGAGGCAGCAAAGTGTCGCTGCCTGCATCCGCGCTCACCGGTTGGGTGGGATTGTTCTTGTGCATGATGCAGCAAGGCCTTTTATCAATAGAAATGTCATCCATGAGCTTGTGGAAGTCGCGGATGAATACGGTGCGGCAATTGCCGGGGTCCAGGTGAAGGATACGATGAAACTCGCGCCTGACGGTATTGTAGAGGAGACTGTGGACCGGTCGAAACTTTGGGCCATCCAGACACCACAAGCGTTCAGATATGGATTGTTAAAAGAAGCTTCTGACAAGGCGGAGGCGGACGGTTTCCAAGGAACCGATGAATCGATGATCGTCGAACGTATAGGTCATCCTGTAAGGATTGTGGAAAGTACGTATGATAATGTTAAAATGACAACTAAGGAGGATCTTCTGTTTGGAGAGGTCCTCTTGAAACGTAGACAGTAG
- a CDS encoding NYN domain-containing protein has protein sequence MKQEILLVDGYNVIGAWPELRKLKLESLADARDRLIERMAEYKAHTGWRVIILFDAHLMPGVEKKNKKHQVEVVFTRENETADERIEKMVSELSGRRVQIHVATSDLTEQWVIFAQGALRKSARELEIEMNEIDKLITNKVKVIQEQRPSSKIQLSDEVAEIFEKWRRGMK, from the coding sequence ATGAAACAGGAAATATTGTTAGTCGACGGGTACAACGTAATCGGGGCTTGGCCGGAACTGAGGAAGTTGAAGCTTGAAAGTCTTGCTGATGCCCGCGACAGGCTTATCGAACGGATGGCTGAGTACAAAGCGCATACAGGTTGGCGCGTCATTATTCTTTTTGATGCGCATCTTATGCCGGGGGTTGAGAAGAAAAACAAAAAGCATCAAGTCGAAGTCGTCTTCACCCGTGAAAACGAAACTGCGGACGAACGAATTGAAAAAATGGTGTCCGAGCTGAGTGGACGGCGTGTCCAAATCCATGTCGCTACTTCTGATTTAACGGAGCAATGGGTCATTTTTGCCCAAGGGGCTTTGCGGAAATCCGCGAGAGAACTTGAGATTGAGATGAATGAAATTGATAAATTAATTACAAACAAAGTGAAAGTTATTCAGGAACAGCGCCCTTCCTCGAAGATACAATTGTCAGACGAGGTGGCAGAAATATTTGAAAAATGGCGTCGAGGAATGAAATGA
- the gltX gene encoding glutamate--tRNA ligase produces the protein MTKEVRVRYAPSPTGHLHIGGARTALFNYLFARHHGGKFIVRIEDTDTERNIEAGELSQLNNLKWLGIHHDESVDIGGEYGPYRQMERLDLYTKYAQEMLDKGHAYKCFCTPEELEAERDRQKAAGVAAPMYAGTCRNLTAEEVAEKEAAGMPYTIRMRVPENVTYTVDDLVRGEVAFESKDVGDWVLVKANGIPTYNFAVVVDDHLMKISHVFRGEEHLTNTPKQLMVYDVFGWEYPRFGHMTLIVNEDRKKLSKRDESIIQFISQYKDLGYLPEAMFNFFALLGWSPGGEEEIFSHDELVKLFDESRLSKSPSMFDKQKLTWMNNQYVKKLNLDEVIELTLPHLQAAGRVSENMTEEESRWVHDLIALYQAQLSYGAEIVDLTAQFFNDHIEYDEQSKEILAGEQVPEVMASFKQQLSELESFDPASIKAAIKAVQKETGHKGKNLFMPIRVVTTGQAHGPELPDSISLIGKEKTIERVSKFAGA, from the coding sequence ATGACAAAAGAAGTACGTGTACGTTATGCGCCAAGTCCAACTGGCCATTTACATATCGGTGGGGCTCGGACAGCATTGTTCAACTATCTATTCGCCCGGCACCATGGCGGGAAATTCATCGTTCGCATCGAGGATACCGATACAGAACGGAATATCGAGGCGGGTGAACTATCCCAACTAAATAACTTGAAATGGCTCGGAATCCATCATGATGAATCTGTCGACATTGGCGGAGAGTACGGACCATATCGCCAAATGGAGCGCCTTGATCTGTATACGAAATACGCCCAAGAAATGCTTGATAAAGGACATGCCTATAAATGCTTCTGTACACCTGAAGAACTTGAGGCAGAACGTGATAGACAGAAAGCTGCAGGCGTGGCGGCACCGATGTACGCAGGTACATGCCGCAATTTGACAGCCGAAGAAGTCGCTGAAAAAGAAGCGGCGGGAATGCCCTACACAATCCGTATGCGGGTACCTGAGAACGTCACGTACACCGTCGACGATTTAGTGCGTGGAGAAGTCGCTTTCGAATCCAAGGATGTCGGCGACTGGGTACTTGTAAAAGCGAATGGTATCCCGACTTACAACTTTGCGGTTGTCGTAGATGACCACCTTATGAAAATTTCACATGTCTTCCGCGGTGAAGAACATTTGACAAATACACCTAAACAATTGATGGTCTACGATGTATTCGGATGGGAATACCCTCGTTTCGGACATATGACATTAATCGTCAACGAAGACCGGAAAAAGCTTTCAAAACGTGATGAGTCCATCATCCAATTCATCTCTCAATACAAGGACCTTGGCTACTTGCCTGAGGCAATGTTCAACTTCTTTGCGTTGTTAGGATGGTCTCCGGGTGGGGAAGAAGAGATCTTCTCTCATGATGAATTAGTTAAACTATTTGACGAAAGCCGACTATCCAAATCACCATCAATGTTCGACAAACAGAAATTGACTTGGATGAATAATCAATACGTTAAAAAATTGAACTTGGATGAAGTGATCGAATTAACACTGCCGCATCTGCAAGCAGCCGGACGCGTAAGTGAAAATATGACCGAAGAAGAAAGCAGATGGGTACACGACCTGATCGCCCTTTACCAAGCTCAATTAAGCTATGGTGCGGAAATCGTCGACTTGACCGCCCAATTCTTCAATGACCATATTGAATATGATGAACAATCCAAGGAAATACTTGCCGGAGAACAAGTTCCTGAAGTGATGGCATCATTCAAACAACAATTGAGCGAGTTGGAATCATTCGATCCTGCATCAATTAAAGCTGCCATCAAAGCTGTGCAAAAAGAAACTGGCCACAAAGGGAAAAATCTCTTCATGCCAATCCGCGTCGTCACAACCGGCCAAGCACACGGCCCTGAATTGCCAGATTCCATCTCTTTGATCGGCAAAGAAAAAACTATCGAACGCGTCTCGAAATTTGCCGGAGCTTAA
- the rlmB gene encoding 23S rRNA (guanosine(2251)-2'-O)-methyltransferase RlmB, translated as MTKQESELIGGKNPVAEALRSGRELNKIWIAEGLNKKSIGEILSLAKQSGVIVQAVPKQKLDGMLDVNHQGVIASVAAYSYAELDDLFAIAKNRGEDPFFLILDELEDPHNLGSILRTADATGVHGIIIPKRRSVGLTGVVAKASTGAIEHIPVVRVNNLSQTVEELKKAGVWIAGTDAAGSADYRSMDATLPLAIIIGSEGKGMSRILKEKCDFLYHLPMVGHVTSLNASVAASLLMYEVLRKRTPQLSGS; from the coding sequence ATGACGAAACAGGAATCGGAATTGATTGGCGGAAAAAATCCGGTCGCTGAGGCACTCCGTTCAGGCAGGGAGCTGAATAAGATTTGGATTGCCGAAGGATTGAATAAAAAGAGTATAGGCGAGATTTTATCCCTTGCAAAACAATCAGGAGTTATTGTACAAGCCGTACCGAAACAGAAGTTGGATGGCATGCTTGACGTGAATCATCAGGGAGTTATCGCTTCAGTGGCGGCTTATTCATACGCCGAATTGGACGATCTATTTGCGATTGCGAAAAACCGTGGAGAAGACCCATTTTTTCTTATTTTAGATGAACTTGAGGACCCGCATAATCTTGGTTCAATCTTAAGAACGGCCGATGCGACTGGGGTGCACGGAATCATCATTCCGAAACGTCGGTCTGTCGGATTGACAGGAGTTGTTGCGAAGGCGTCAACAGGGGCGATCGAGCATATTCCAGTCGTGCGTGTGAACAACCTCTCCCAAACAGTCGAAGAATTGAAGAAGGCGGGTGTTTGGATAGCTGGAACGGACGCGGCGGGTTCAGCGGACTACCGATCAATGGACGCAACCCTTCCACTCGCGATTATCATTGGCAGTGAAGGAAAGGGAATGTCGCGAATTTTAAAAGAAAAATGTGATTTTCTTTACCATTTACCAATGGTCGGACACGTTACCTCTTTGAATGCCTCCGTTGCAGCATCCCTGCTCATGTATGAAGTTTTACGTAAACGCACTCCACAACTATCGGGGTCATGA
- a CDS encoding PIN/TRAM domain-containing protein, with protein sequence MLKRVVQVGLLLIGGTLGVLFLPYLFTLSSFTSKPMIDNPYVAAIVGALLLYILSLFIAQPIVNLIKWIEDRLLKTPIFDLLFGTIGLMVGLSVAFLASFGLSGLEIKFVTSILTVVLFILLGYLGFQVGFKKREEFSHAIFTARNNNPKKKDGGETAGKAGNEKVHKILDTSVIIDGRIADIAATGFLEGLLVVPQFVLTELQHIADSSDSLKRTKGRRGLDVLKRLQTDDGPNILITDEDFSDVAEVDLKLVRLAKSMNGLVVTNDFNLNKVADLHGVSVLNINDLANAVKPVVIPGEEMHVVVIKDGKEHNQGIAYLDDGTMIVIEDGRSHIGNAIEVVVTSVLQTSAGRMIFAKTKNGKTAKSY encoded by the coding sequence ATGTTGAAACGAGTAGTTCAAGTTGGGTTGCTGCTCATAGGGGGGACTCTCGGCGTCTTATTCTTACCGTATTTATTTACCTTATCTTCTTTTACTTCCAAGCCGATGATCGATAATCCTTATGTTGCAGCAATTGTAGGGGCACTTCTTTTATATATCCTTAGTTTGTTCATAGCTCAGCCAATCGTTAATCTCATTAAATGGATAGAGGATCGGTTACTGAAGACCCCGATATTCGATTTGCTGTTCGGGACAATCGGTCTGATGGTTGGGTTAAGTGTCGCCTTTCTTGCCAGTTTCGGACTAAGTGGTTTGGAAATTAAATTCGTCACATCAATATTGACGGTGGTTCTTTTCATTCTTTTAGGGTATTTAGGTTTTCAGGTTGGATTCAAAAAACGTGAAGAGTTTTCACACGCAATCTTTACAGCAAGGAACAATAATCCGAAGAAAAAAGATGGTGGGGAAACTGCGGGCAAAGCAGGTAACGAGAAAGTGCATAAGATTCTTGATACGAGTGTCATTATCGATGGAAGGATTGCGGATATTGCTGCAACGGGATTTCTTGAGGGGCTCCTTGTCGTCCCGCAGTTTGTTTTAACCGAACTCCAGCATATTGCGGATTCTTCGGATTCATTGAAACGAACGAAGGGAAGACGGGGATTAGATGTTTTAAAACGTCTTCAAACGGATGACGGTCCAAACATTTTAATAACTGATGAAGATTTCAGTGACGTGGCTGAAGTTGACTTGAAGCTTGTCCGTCTTGCGAAAAGTATGAATGGGCTTGTTGTGACAAATGATTTCAATTTGAATAAAGTGGCGGATTTGCATGGTGTCTCCGTATTGAATATCAATGATCTTGCGAATGCGGTGAAGCCGGTTGTTATCCCGGGAGAAGAGATGCATGTCGTCGTTATTAAGGATGGAAAAGAGCATAATCAGGGGATTGCCTATTTGGATGATGGCACGATGATCGTCATCGAAGACGGCAGGTCGCATATCGGGAATGCAATCGAAGTTGTAGTTACGAGTGTATTGCAAACGTCTGCTGGCAGAATGATCTTTGCGAAGACGAAGAACGGAAAAACCGCAAAGTCATACTAA